Proteins from one Cryptomeria japonica chromosome 4, Sugi_1.0, whole genome shotgun sequence genomic window:
- the LOC131074055 gene encoding putative disease resistance protein At5g47280: MWEKIVGRKKPEFHNVEDALIQLKQQLFTQSKKTLIILDDVWSRAHLEELLFEAPGYKTVVTTRDSSMNPQNTFSRLYRLPLLGHEDALSLFCFSAFGQTSIPSVVDANLVMEL; the protein is encoded by the coding sequence ATGTGGGAGAAGATCGTTGGAAGGAAGAAGCCTGAGTTTCACAATGTAGAAGATGCACTCATACAGCTAAAGCAGCAACTTTTTACTCAATCCAAGAAAACTCTGATCATATTGGATGATGTCTGGTCCAGGGCTCATTTGGAGGAATTACTATTTGAAGCGCCAGGGTACAAGACTGTTGTCACAACCAGAGACAGCTCTATGAATCCCCAAAACACCTTTAGTCGACTGTATCGGTTGCCATTGTTGGGCCATGAGGACGCTCTCTCGCTTTTCTGCTTCTCGGCTTTTGGACAGACATCAATTCCAAGTGTCGTAGATGCAAATCTAGTCATGGAG